In Equus caballus isolate H_3958 breed thoroughbred chromosome 22, TB-T2T, whole genome shotgun sequence, the sequence TCCCACCTTCTCCCTCTGTGGCCACACCCCCAGCTTTCCACACAGCCATGACATCTCACCAAGCCCTTCACTCCAGGAACAACTCTCCTTTCTCCCAAACACGTGGACTGCCCCTCTCTCTGGCTTCCTTCTTATCCAGTTCAGATTCTGTATTTTCTCTTGCAAATACCAGAAGTATTAGCATTTCTGTCCTCTTGGGGCATCATCTGGAAGAACTTGGACCACCCACTTTCTCCTTGCCAACACCTAAGCCACTGCTCACTGCTGGGAAATCAGCCTGGGAGGGCTGGTGCCACCAGAAAGTGGGACCTGGAGTGGACCCTCAACACTCCTGGTCCCATGATGCCCCCCAGGGGCCCCTTCTGCACTGCCTGCCCCATATTTCAGAATCCACCGAGATCTGTGCTGGCCCTCGGGCTCCGCtgccttccctgccttctctccagCACGCTCACCCTCCCCCATCCATCCTCCACAGAGCAGTGACCTTTCTGAAATGCAAACATGAGTCTGGAACTTTCTTGTTGAGAATCTTTCAGTGGCTTCCTTTCAAACTCCTGGCCCCAGTCTACAAAGCCCTACCTGATctgcccctgccctggcctcATTCCTGCACCCCTACaggttccagccacactggccttgtTATTCTTCCAAGGTGCCAAGCTCCCTTCAGCCCCAGGGCCTCTCCCAGGGTCAGGCCCCCACTCCACAATCCAATTCATGGGCTAATTCTTACCCATCTTTCTGGTCTCAGCTCCTgacccctctcctgccctctctcctccaggtTGGTGGCCACTGGTGTTTGTTCCCTGAAAGCCGGCAAGCACCCTGGGGGCAGGGATGGAACAGACCATGCTCAGCCCTGTCCCCAGCCACCAGCACAGCCAGCCCTCCCTTGGTGAATGTCTGTGGAATGAATGGTTCTTGTTGAGCGTGGTGAAATGGGCATTGGAGGGTAGGGCAGTTCAGGCCATCACCAGATGCAGAGAATGCCTGAGGGAGAAAGAACTGCCTTCCTCTGGCCCTCCTGGTGTCCATGGCCAGAGACcagcccaggcccaggaggaTGCCATAGCTGAGACAAGGGGCAGCCCACCTGGCATTCGAGGCCCAGCCTAAGGGACCCAGGAGACTTTCGCCCCATGCAGGTCCGAAGACACCACCTGGGACTTTCCAGCGGGCTGTGTCCGCTGACTGGAGCCTTTGCTGGGGGGCCAGCGTACCCGGGCACTTCCTGCCGGGCCTCGCTCCCCTggccctgctccccactccctgtggccccagccctgcagcctgctccttcctctcccgCCCCAGGGGCTTTCCACAAAGCCTGAGACTGCTATTTTTAGCTGAGAGCAGGGAGAGGGACCAATTCCTGGCCCCACTGCCTCCTCTACAGGAGCCTGGCCCAAACTGGGGCTGGGGTTGGGCCCTGAGAGGCGGGGGAAGCAGCCCCCTGGCTGCCATTTCCTTCCTTgcccccattccccaccccatcCTGTGGCCAGGTGGGCACCTTGGCAGCCAAGGTGGCTAGTGCCTGGGGATACCTCGGGGCCTGAGTTCCCTGCCCAGTGGTCAGGGGCTCAAGCCCTCTGGTAGGGTGGGCCCAGGGCTTGGGTGGGCTGTGGCCCACTTCCTGCAGCCACACCCCAGCACTTCAAAGGCTGCTGGCGGCCCTGTGGTCACTCCCGGCTCCCACGCAGCCGGAGGGGTGGAGCGTGCACTAACCCCTGGCAGCTGGGTCCTGCTCCTGGCAGCTTCAAAGCAGCGGGTGGGCAGCTTTGCGGTTAGTGCTGATccccagggcagggtgggggacaGGAAGGGGGGATAGCGGGTCTCTCTACTCTGCTGCTTCATCCTCCCATCCACTGCCTTCCTGTGTGGGCTCAGGACAAAAGCCCAGACACTTTCCTGGCCCCCCAGATCCTGTCCTGTCTGTATGCATGTGGGGTCCAGGTGGGGTCTCCCCAGAGCGCAGTCCCTGTTAGAGAAACCACAGGAAGGAAGGCGGGGCACCCCTCCTGGACCCCTCAGGTCCCTGCCAGTGGGAGGCAGACATACtggcttcctttcctctccctttgcccccccacctctctccccacTTTCCTGCCTGAAACAGCGCTGAAGGGAAGAAGGGCCTGCCGTCTGGGCCCGCCCTGGAGCGGCCCCTGCCCCCCCACTCCAGAGGTGGGCTCCCGGCTGCTGTGGGCTTGACCTCGCGCCAGGCCTCCAGGGACCCGCGGGGCAAGCGGGGTGGGGGAGCGGGAGCCTCAGAGCCCCGCCCCAGAGTTCCGCAGACGCTGAGAACAGAGAGTGCCTGTGCGCCGGCGGGGGAGGGGACTGTCAGGGTCCCCTGGGGTCAGCTCCGGGACAGTTGCCGTTTTTAATCTGCGCAAGAGACTTAGAAGGAGCCGCGAGGGCTGTAACCTAGATCCGCTCAGAGCGAGCTCCGGAGGTGCCCGCCGCACGGCCCCAGAACAGCCGCCTCCCCCAGCTGTGCTCCGCAGGGCAGAGTGGACCCTGGTCGTCGTCGTCGTCCTGTCCTGCGGCCAGAGACCTGAGTTCATGGTGATCCTCCCCAGCGGAGGTCCGCGGGGGCCATGCAGGATCCCGCCCACCCTGGGCtggcctgccccgcccccacctccaggtccctcccctcctccccctctttcGAGTGCCAAGGTCTCCAGGGACCTCCGCGAAGCCGTAGGGCCGAGGGTCCCCCAATCTAGGGTCACGAAGGAGTCCCGCTCATGAGCGCGCAGCCCTGACGCCTGGGCCTCAGCGGAACCCAGCTTTCAGCCCCACCTCTTCCTCCCCGCGCAGGTGGGAGATCCGCACCAAAGAAAGCAGGTCTGGGAAGTGCTGGCCTCAGGCCCTCCGGCCCCGCGGGCTCCCCACCCGGGACGGTGACTCTTCGCTGCTAGCGAACCCGGGCCTCGCCAACCCTCTCTACTCGCTCCCTAGGCTGTCTCCCCTTCTCGAGGCGCAAGGAGGGCTCGGCTCCCGGACCCCCACACCACCGCACGGCTCTCCAGCTCATGAGGGGTGCTGGGAGGGGCTGCGCAGGAACGCGCCCGCGCCCCGGAGACACGCCGCAGCCCCTCCGAGCGAAGCCTCGAGCCACAGGCGGGGCAGCAGGAGGGTGTCTCGGGTCACCCAGCCGTTCTCCAAGGGCCGCCGTGCAGACTGCCCCTTGGCGACAGCTTCCACCTTCCGCGCGGCCTCACCACCTTGTGAGAAATGTCGCCAGTTCCACGATCTGCAGGAACCAGAAAAGCAACCTCTGTGCCCTCCGGGGACCTCGGGCCCCCAGTGCAGTCAGAGTCGCCACCGGCGGCTCCTACCGGGAAATGCGGGGCTCCGGTTATGCCTTTTTCCCGCCCCCACACTGAGTTTCGGGGTCTCACGCTAGCCATGCAAAACGCGGCGGATCCCCCAAGCCCGAGACGCGACTCTCAGGCCGAGGGTCTCCCATCCTTTCCATTCACCCCACCACCCCGTCCGCTtaatctcccctcccccaaagcagGGCTGGCTGGCTGAGATCCAGGCCGCAGTTTCTGTCTGGCCATCACGAAGGCGCGGGGAGAGGGTCCCACGGGTGAGGGGTCCCCGAGGGGCAGCGAGGAAGAGCGGCGTGGATCGCGCGACCTGCGGAATGGCTCCTGGTGCCGGGCCGTCTGCGGGCCAGGATCAGTCAACATTCGCTAACCTTAGACACACAGAGGCTGACAAATACGAAGAGCACTGGGTTGCCCTGCGTTGCTGCAGACAAACTCGCTCACAGGACTCACAGATCGGCACAAGCTTTTGGAAAAGCAATCTGGCCAGATCTCCTGGCCTGGAGAACACAGGCCCCCTTTGACTCAGGCCGGTGCTGTTAGGAATCTAGTGTGTAGGGAAAGGCACTTAGAGGCAAGGGTCCTTGGACAGGGTGCTCATGGCAGCCACGGCTGCAGAGGGGAAAGGGCTGGAACCTTTGCATCCACTGGTGAGGGCTCGCAGGCGTCATTGTGCCTGCACATGGGGAGGAGTGTGCATGCAGCGATGCTAATGAGAAAAACAAGCTGCCATACCCACTTATGTAAGAACAAATAATATGAGAGCCACCCTGGACGGTATGTTGCACATGTTTGTAGGCAAATGGAGAAACGTGTGAAAGGACACATCCAGGTTAATCTCTCTGGAAACCAGAGAGGGGTATAGAAAGGAGAGTTAACTCTTCTACATCCTGTCTGATTGCAGTAAGCTTGTGTTACATTTTGAATAACGTAACAATAGTTGAGAACTCACGTGGTATCAAACCCTGTGCTGGGTGTTGTAGTGGTAGAAAGGATGGGGGCTCCCAGTCAGGAGTGACACAGTGACCCTTCAAGTTCATGTATGGGGCCCCAGGGACCATCTCAGGAGCAGAGCCATAGCCTGCACAGCTCCAGGGTGCACTGGAGGGGTTCACCCACCGGAGTCTGCAGAAATGATGCAGACTGTGCACGACCCAGAGGGACTGAGCCCCAGGGAACTTGGCCCCCATCAGACCGGCCAGCAGGGCTCTTGACCCCAACCCAGACTTTACCCTGATGGTGGGGGCACAATAGGAGAAgagactgaggggctggcctaccagggaggcaggaaggagaggtcGTGGGCGTGCACCACTTTCCCCCAACCCCACCATCCTTGAGGGTGCTGGGTAATTCTGTGATTCCAGATGTTCAGCAGCTGTCTTGGCCATTTCCGCCCAGTCTCTGACCCCGCATCCGCCAGGAAGCGTCCCCTTCTGTCCTCAGGCTCTGAGCCACCCCCACCTTCCCTGCACCCCGTTTCCTGAACAGAGGCATTTGTGCAGACTCAGCTCCCTCTCCCGCCAGGGTGGCTTCAGCCTTCCCAAGGCCTGGGCACTACTCCCAGTGCCCTGGGCTGCTGTGGTTGGCTCACACTGCTGCCTGGCTGGACACCCTCTGCCAGGGGCTCTGATCCTGGCCCCCGCCCCTCCAGCCTCTGGGACTGGTTTTCTGTCTCTCCATTCCTTCTCCAAGGTTGGCTCTGCTGGCTCCCAAAGCATAAATCAGGGCCTCCAGGGGGGCTGAGCACTGCCTCAGTGGGGGAGGGTGGAAGCCCTGTGGGGCAAAGGCCAGAGGTCATAGAGCCCAGCAGGctctgtgggggtggggtgcatgCTCAGATGTCTGCCTGGAGGACCCTGCGGGGTGAGGGGGGTTGCCTCCTCAAACGGAGAACTGATAATTGGGGACACAACCTCACCTTCCCTgagcaggtgggggtggggcacaagAGGTCACTGCTGCTGCAGCTGGTCCAGTTTGGTGGGCTATTCTAGAGAGGGGACAGCGGGAGGAGGGTTCCCTTCCTGTCATATGCTTTCCTGTCTCAAcagagctggtggttctggggcaCTGGGGCTTCcatgggctgggggcagggctggtaGGGTCAGGGGTCAGGCTAGACACAGGGGAAGGCCCCAAGGGTCCAGCAGCTCCAGCCCACTGACCTCTGCCCCTCTGAATCCGGTCTCtggctcccccacctcctccaagcTTCCTGCTTTTCCGGGGAAGCCAAGGGCAGGTGGGACCGGCTGAAGGAAAGCCTATTTCCAAACATGAGTCTCAGAGCTGACCAAGCTAGGAGACTGCCCCCAGGATGGCTCCTCTAAGCCCCATCTTTCCCTGGGGCAtcaaaacaaaatgtggcatgtcCAACATACTGTGTGGACAATCTTCCAGGACACCCCCTCTCATCTATTGTGTCTGCCTGGATGCAGGCTGAGGACACAATGAGGCCCTCTGCCCTGTTGTTGGGGGTTACTCCTAGGGTCTCACAAAATGAGCCTGGAGCCTCTGGGTCTGTACTCCTCCTCCCCGGGCCAGGATAAAGAGCATCAGAGTTTATGAAAGCGGTTCCTGGGAAGGAAatgcccccaccctcccccaaggTTTCCGTCTCCACCCCTAACAAGAGGGCCAGGGTGCATATTTCAGGAGGACAAGGACCACCAATCCCCATGGGCAACTCTGCCCATTCCATGACCCCAGGGTTTGGTACCCAAGGGGATCCCTCCTGGGGCAGTCCCCATGCCACCCAGGACTCAGTGATGAGGTAAGGTGGCTGCAGGGCAGAAGGAACAGGAGGGCCCTGCCCAGGTGCACCAGTGGACCCAGAGACACTCCCTTGGTCCTCAGGACCTGACCAATGAGCTGAGCAGCCCAATCTGGGATAAGAGCTGGATAATAATCAGGAAAATTTGGATCTCAGCTGGCTGCGGGGAGAGGTACCAGGGGTGATGACAGACTtagcaaaaaacaacaaacaaacctaAAAAGAGGATATCCAGTTAGagttgaatttcagataaacaatctcaatataagtatgtcccatgcaatatttatGACATACTTATACTCAAAAagtatttttgtgtttatctgAAATCCAGATTTAACTGgctgttttgtattttatctggaaACCCTGGTTGGGGGGGATATTCACCCCTCCCAACTCACTCACTCTCCCAGTTGATCCCTCCGGCCCTCCAACCCCCAAGGTCAGCAACAGTCCTCAGCTCTGTTTCCCTAACCTGGTGGGGGCTGACTGGGCCAGCAGTGCTCCCGACCCAGACACAGAGCAGGAGAGCAGAAAGGGCTTGCTCAGGCCTGGAACCCCCTCCCCAGAAAGCTGGGGTCTCTGAAGCAGGCCTGGCTCTTGGGCTCTGAGGGTCTGGCTGGGTTTGCCAAATCCTGTTTCAGGTCCAGGCAACTGTTGAAGAGCCCCGGAGCCTAGCTCTTTCCCGACGCCCCCTGGTGGCCGCCAACGCTGCCTGCTTTGCCTTCAGGTGGGCTCGCTCTCTCTGGCGCAGGAGAAAAAGGGGAACCCACCAGAGCCCTCCAGAAAAGAGGAAGGCACAGCTTTCGGAGCGGTTTGAGGGGGAGGAAGGCTCTCCTAGGGCTGAAAATGAGGAAGGCTGGCTAAGCAGGACCCCCACCTGGAGAAGGTCATCACCTCTGCCAGCGCTGGTGGAAAGAGGATCCAGAACAGGAGGGGGTTTCCAGCCTGTGCTCACCCCCTTTcctggaaaggaagggagggggtTCAGGCTAGAGCAGACACTGCCTCTCTGCCGCAGCAGCAGTCCCACCCGCAGCCTCTGTCGCTCCCCTAGGGTGACACTGAGCTGGATTTCCTGGGCTCCTCCCTTGCTCTCTCACACAGCCTGACCCTGGagctgcttcctcctccccctgGCTCCCTTTCCCACCAGTGTGGGTACCtcgggaggtgggggagggccccACAGCAAGCTTGGCTCAGGGCTGTGGGGAGCCCTGCATTTTTCCCAGTGAGACCCCAGTCTCCACCTAGGAAGAGATTAAGGCTGTCCATTTCCGGTTTGTCCGTCCATCTTCAGTTtaaggaggtggggggtgggtgcTGTTCAAGGGGCGAGTGGGGTGGGCTTGGGTGTGGGTGGCAGGTGAGTGAAGCAGGGCCAGGGGAGGATGCAGGAGAaggagggcctggggagggtGTGGCAGCCGTGGGATCCTAAGACTTTTGAACCCGAGGCGGGGCAGAACTTAAGGTCCATCACTCCTGGGAGCCCTTTGTGAGCCCATCATGGGGTGTCGCCTCTTCCCCCAGCAACAGTGACTCACAAAGCAGGCTGGCGCCGGGCAGATGTCCCCTCCCCTGGGCCCTGGAAGGCCCAGGTCACAAAGGCCATCAGGGTCAAGCCCTGAGGAGGCATGTCCCAAGACAGCCCTGTGCGCGCTCACCCCTGCAGCCGCCCCCCCAGGCCGGGCCTGGGTCTCCCGCCGCGACCCCAGGCCGGTGACTGGGCGTTAGGGCTCGCGCTGAGCGCCGGGTAGCCTCGACGCCCATGTGCGTCGTTTGCTTCGTGAAGGCGCTGGTGCACGTGTTCAAGATCTACCTGACCGCCAACTACACCTACAACTTCCGCAGCTGGCCAGTGGACTTCCGCTGGGATGACGTGCGCACCGCAGGCGGAGGCGGCAGCGGTCACCGCGCGCTGACGtgcgcggcggccgcggcgggcgTATGGCTGCTGCAGGGCACGGCGCTTGGCCGGGACGCGCCGGGGCGTCCGCTGCGCGGGTCGCGCAGCCAGGCGCAGTGCCTGCTGCAGCAGATCCGCGAGCTGCCGGGCCAGCTCGCTAGCTACGCGCTGGCCCACTCATTGGGCCGCTGGCTCGTGTACCCCGGCTCCATGTTCCTGATGACGCGCgcgctgctgccgctgctgcagCAGGGCCAAGAGCGCCTCGTGGAGCGCTACCGTGGCCGGCGTGCCAAGCTGGTGGCCCGTGACGGCAACGAGATCGACACCATGTTCATGGATCGCCGCCAACACCCGGGCAGCCACGGCCGCGGCCTGCGCCTCGTCATCTGCTGTGAAGGCAACGCCGGCTTCTACGAGATGGGCTGCCTGTCCGCGCCACTGGAGGCCGGCTACTCCGTGCTGGGCTGGAACCACCCGGGCTTCGGGGGCAGCACGGGCGCGCCGTTCCCACCGCACGACGCCAACGCTGTGGACGTGGTGGTCAAGTACGCGCTGCATCGCCTGCACTTCCCGCCTGCGCACGTAGTGGTCTACGGCTGGTCCATCGGGGGCTTCACGGCCACCTGGGCCACCATGACATACCCAGAGCTGGGTGCGCTGGTGCTTGATGCCACCTTCGACGACCTCGTCCCGCTGGCCCTGAAGGTCATGccccagagctggaagggactggTGGTGCGCACCGTGCGGGAGCACTTCAACCTCAATGTGGCCGAGCAGCTGTGCCGCTACCCTGGGCCGGTGCTGCTGCTTCGACGCACGCAGGACGACGTGGTCAGCACCTCGGGCCACCTGCGCCCCCTGCCGTCCGGCGACGTGGAGGGCAACCGCGGCAACGAGTTGCTGCTGCGCTTGCTGCAGCACCGCTACCCCAGCGTGATGGTGCGCGAGGGCCTCGCCGTGGTGACCCGCTGGCTGCGCGTCGGCAGCCTGGCTCAGGAGGCCGCCTTCTACGCGCGCTACCGCGTGGATGACGAATGGTGCCTGGCTTTGCTGCGCTCCTACCGCGCGCGCTGCGAGGACGAGCAGGAGGATGAGGAGGCCTGGGGGCCCCACGGCCTCGCCTTCCCCTGGCTAGTGGGCCAGGGCTTGAGCCCGCGGCGGCGCCGGCAGCTCGCGCTGTTCCTGGCGCGCAAACACCTCAAAAACGTGGAGGCGACTCACTGCAGTCCGCTGGAACCGGAGGACTTCCAGTTGCCCTGGAGGTTGTAGCCTGAGCCCCTGCGGCAGCTGGCGTGTTCGCGCATTCGTGCACCTTCAGGGCCTTGGTCCATTCCCTCCCCACACCTCAAAGCAGTAAAGCTGGCCCGCTTGGGGATCCCGACTTGGTGTTCTGGGGGAAAGTGGGGCAGTACATAAGGACCTGGTGCTCTCCCTCACTGGggccttccctcctcttttttgtctctttctccctcaaaCACTGTGGACGTCCCCATCTGCTCTCAGCTCCTAAAAGGGAATGCAAAGATTAACCAGACCCAGTTTATGGTAATGCTGTGTGATGGGCGCCTTGATCACCTCCAAAGGATGGTAGGAATACAGGTTGTGAGACCCCAGGAGGTGCTCTGCACCTGGCCTGGGTTGCAGGATGTCTCTGGGAAAGATGAGTGTTGAAGGGTCTGCACAAGTCGCCCCAGGCTATGAAAGCACATTGGCGCTGGAGGGCTGTAAACCAGGTCTTGGCAGCTGGACCTTCCCAGGACTGTGATGCTGCTGCTCCATAgggtcccctccccacctccacactCCTGGCTTCTAGAGGAAGGGGTTCACTGTGGGACCATAGACTGAGTAGCAGGTATACACAGTGGCATGTCTAAGTGGGGCTACAGACACACCTGCACCAACCACTCATTGCTGGGTGTCCCCTTGAGCCACACTTGGGCTAGGCTCTGTTCCTGGCTCAGAGATGCAATGCAGAATGAGAGACGAGCCCTCTGCTCACTACTATGTGTAATGCCATTGCTTCCTTACCATCTGCCATGAATTGCATGAAGCAGGGACTACTGGCTGTCTCCAGCCTCTGGGGACAGAGGCTGGCTAAGGTGGGTTGAGCAAGAAGCTctggaaaaactgaaagaaggCAAGTGGAACAGACAATAATTGACAGCATGGGGGCAGAACATGGCCATGATGCACCTGGGCCAAAGCAAGCAGAGGTAGGTACCTAAGGTGACCTAAAGTACTAGGAAGACGCCTGTGGCGAGCAGGTGAGCTTTGAGCTGAGACAGGAAGACGAGTTAGCCAGGTTAAGGAAGGGGCTTCCATGCCTAGGGTGAGGGCttggctgggagtggggagtgcAGTCCAAAAGGTCAGATCCTAAAGGATTGAATACCATTTAAGGATTTGCTTCCAGGGACAATTAGGGGCCAAAGAAGAGAAGTTGTGGGACTTGTTTAGCGGGATGGGGTTGCCTAGTGGTTACACACCTCTCTTGGGAAGTCCAGCAAACTCTTGTTCCAGAGTCTGCTGGAAGCCCCTCACCTGGCTGAGTGAACTTGGGCAAGCTACTCTAACCTCAGTTTTCCCCtctgggaagtggggagggctCCACCTGGCTCACGGGGTTGCTGggaaaaggaagtgagagagcACCAGGGTGCCCAGGGCGGGCCGCAGGCGCGCTCACGCCCAGGGCCCGCGCGGACCGAGACGCCCCCAGCCAAGTGAGGGCAGCGGCGCCCGCAGGACAACAGGACGAATCGCAGTCACTCCTTCTGTTGCGCGAACcccgtaaaaaaaaaaaaaaaacctccataaaaaagatgaactaaaaaaccaaaaagactggGGGAGAGGCTAACCCCAAAGTCAGAGGGTCGGGCCTCGGAGGGGTCTCACCGAGTCTGACCCGCCACGATGCGTGAGCCGCGGCGCTCGCAGGCAGCGGCAATCACCCAAGAGACCTCCCAGCGCCCCAGCACTGGGTTTCCACAGCGCCATGTTGGACGGTCCTCCCACTTCCCATCTTCCCGGTGCTCTGGCGGGCCGTTCTACCTGTGCGTCTCGCTGGTGGCGCCGACCTGGGAGGGATTCCCTCAGAATCCGGCCTCCCTTTCCTGTCGCGTCTGCAGCCTCGGCCAATCAGGTTGGAATGGCTGAACGTGGACTGGGGCAAACAACGCCCTCATTGGACAACGCTCGCGGGGGCGGGGAGAAGGCGGAGCTCGGATCAAAGCGGAAGTGGCCGTCGCGTCGCTGATTACGTAACACCACGGTGGCTGAGGCAGTTCCGCTGGCTGTGTGTACGCGGCGGGCGGCTCCCGGTGCGGCGCGCTCGGCTCTCGTGGCGCCCGCGACCCCGGCCCCCGCCTCAGCTGCAACCCGGCCGCCGCTTGAACATGGACTCCGCAGGCCAAGGTACCCGCGGCCCGGCTCGCGCTCCGCCCCTCCCTGGGGTCGCGTCTCAGCCTCTGGTGTCCCCAGTCCCGCGGCCCCTTTTCAGCTCCCCGCGCCCGGCCTCAAGCTCCCGATGGCCATGGCGCGCGTCTCCCGCCCCCGGCGTGGACCCTCCGAGGACCGATTCCCGGAGTTGTGAGTTCCTCACTCCAGGCGGCTCTCATTATGCTCCCGCCCGGTGCCTGCAGGGTCGGCCGTCCTCTGTCCCTGCGCAGGACCCTCGGGGACACTCTATCTGGCCCTGGACCCGGGCCGAGGTGTTGTGCGCGGCTTCGGGGAGCGAAGGGGAGGTGAAGCCGTTCTCGCATTCAGCGCAGCGCCCCGTGGGTGGCAACGCTGCTTGGAGCTCAGCCTACTTAGGGGTTGTCTCGAGGGGGGAAGGATGTAGTGAGTCAGGGGCACACCCAGCATGCCAGGCCTGTTTCCTGAACAGACACCCCGGGCCAGTTTGAGATGGCCGCTGGGGGTGTGGAGCGGGCCCAGAAGATTAAAATCTTGAGAAGGTGATACAAGTGTGTCTTCTGCTCTGGGGCTCTAGAGAGGGGATGCTGAATTCCCATGTTGACATAACTACACTGGATAATTTCTGGGTGCTCTTCTAACGTTTGAATCATATTAAGCATATTAATCGAATGTTGGAATTCCTGGGTCCTGATACATTTTGTCTgtaggtttttctgtttttgacatctacatgcaaaataATTAAGCATCAAAAGTCCTGGGCTCTGATAAATTCAGGAGACTTTTCACTGTTGACTTGCATGTCTAAGTAGACATCACAAGTACTGGATTCTGATCGTGAGAATGACAGGAAACATATGCTGAGCACTTACATGTGTCAGACACCATGCTGAACCTGTTTCTCAAatgatgtttttccattttcagcaTGGCCCTTTGAGATTGGTCGTTGTATtggccccattttgcagatgattaTACAGGCTCAAGAGAGCTGGGGTTTCACCCCAGGGAAGGACTCTAGCCCCGTAGTTTTGCCTCGGCCACCAGCCCTGTGCCTATTCCCTGTAGGTCTTTTGGTAAGACACTTTCCAGTCTCCTCTTCTCTAAATCAGGAGACCTTAGGATGTGAATAGTGTCTCCCTGCTGGGCTGGTGAGGTTGGTGTCACGCAGAGCGGTTGTGCAGTGCCCGGTGTGTTTGGTAAGTGTCCACTTTTGAACTGGTGGTGATTTCCATAGGATCCAATTTTAGCTTTATAGGCAGAAACTGTGTAAAGgccttcatttatttgttaaaaataaaagagaaaaattgtagAGATTTTAAAGCATTTACTAAATTTGGGTAGGTTCAACATAATGGGTACAAACCATGAAGTAAAATCATGTAGATTGAGCTCAATTAAAAATCATAatcgggccggccccgtggccaagtggttaagttcgcgtgctccactttggcagcccagggtttcactggtttggatcctgggtgcggacatggcaccattcatcaggccatgctgaggcggcgtcacacctggcacaaccagaaggacctacaactacagtatacaactatgtacttggggggctttggggagaaaaagaagaagagaaaaaaagaagattagcagcagttgttagctcaggtgccaatctttaaaaaaaaaaatcagttgataAAGGGGACATGCTTCATTTAGTAAACATCCATTGAGCGCCAGGAAGGTGCCAGTCCAGCTGTGTGGACATGTGAAGGGGTGAGCCAGCTCAGTAAAACATCTTTGGTTTTAAGTGCATTCAATCTGTTTTTACTAGACTCTAGGATTTCCACAGTAGACAAACATATTTGCAATTAAAGAGACTTTTACCTCTTTCCAACCTTTatcccttttattttaatttacctttaaAATTTGCCAGACAACATACAAAGCCTGTCTCTTCACGTAATGTGCTGATGAAAATGGAAGATGT encodes:
- the ABHD16B gene encoding ABHD16B; the protein is MCVVCFVKALVHVFKIYLTANYTYNFRSWPVDFRWDDVRTAGGGGSGHRALTCAAAAAGVWLLQGTALGRDAPGRPLRGSRSQAQCLLQQIRELPGQLASYALAHSLGRWLVYPGSMFLMTRALLPLLQQGQERLVERYRGRRAKLVARDGNEIDTMFMDRRQHPGSHGRGLRLVICCEGNAGFYEMGCLSAPLEAGYSVLGWNHPGFGGSTGAPFPPHDANAVDVVVKYALHRLHFPPAHVVVYGWSIGGFTATWATMTYPELGALVLDATFDDLVPLALKVMPQSWKGLVVRTVREHFNLNVAEQLCRYPGPVLLLRRTQDDVVSTSGHLRPLPSGDVEGNRGNELLLRLLQHRYPSVMVREGLAVVTRWLRVGSLAQEAAFYARYRVDDEWCLALLRSYRARCEDEQEDEEAWGPHGLAFPWLVGQGLSPRRRRQLALFLARKHLKNVEATHCSPLEPEDFQLPWRL